The Latilactobacillus sakei subsp. sakei DSM 20017 = JCM 1157 genome includes a window with the following:
- a CDS encoding pentapeptide repeat-containing protein: protein MTVKKAQAPILMATLSPYQEAYFETDEAYENQLITEMPLKEVTINMAYFKGSHFKNVQFEQVTFDNCDFQDVFFEHCALLNCSFIGNTFQRVAFEGCQLVGADFAEAGLRDVRFVACKLDYAGFNQTRIRHVDFEECSLQEVAFEYVDWQWLTMSGNDLNGIDLTGTNLKQFDLSQNTFEKAVFSLDLLRGATVSSAQTLVIMSALRINVR from the coding sequence ATGACAGTAAAAAAAGCACAAGCACCGATTTTAATGGCAACTTTAAGTCCCTACCAGGAAGCATATTTTGAAACGGATGAAGCCTATGAAAATCAGTTAATTACTGAGATGCCGTTAAAAGAAGTCACAATTAATATGGCCTATTTCAAGGGCAGCCACTTTAAAAATGTGCAATTTGAACAGGTGACGTTTGATAATTGTGATTTTCAAGACGTTTTTTTTGAGCATTGCGCGTTATTAAACTGTTCGTTTATCGGCAATACTTTTCAGCGAGTGGCTTTTGAAGGCTGCCAGTTAGTCGGGGCTGATTTTGCCGAAGCTGGTTTGCGGGATGTCCGCTTTGTTGCTTGCAAACTGGATTATGCGGGGTTCAACCAAACACGAATCCGACATGTGGATTTTGAAGAATGCTCGCTACAAGAAGTGGCGTTTGAATATGTCGACTGGCAGTGGTTGACGATGAGCGGTAATGATTTGAACGGGATTGATTTGACGGGGACTAATTTAAAACAGTTTGATTTGAGTCAGAATACTTTTGAAAAGGCAGTTTTCTCACTCGATTTATTGCGTGGCGCAACCGTCAGCTCTGCCCAGACGTTAGTCATTATGAGTGCTTTACGAATTAATGTGCGTTAG
- the mprF gene encoding bifunctional lysylphosphatidylglycerol flippase/synthetase MprF, with product MKNLGRRIYQGIQRHLTLLKGLFILSVLVFVIFEVGRIFRDLNGEQLRASLTTQSPVTLLAMLVIGFLAILPMLNYDFVIAELLPEEYSFWYKVKSGWIVNTFTNIAGFGGFLGASLRANFYGKKASQKEILIAISKIALFLLAGLSIWCLISIVLIFGFGIGQIYANYWLWLVGGACYFPVLLGSTRLKNAAFFSDLSVKRILRLTAGSFFEWGFAGSFFLLIGYFLEIKGDLLQVLPLFMIANIIGVISMVPGGLGTFDLFMIFGLSAIGVGNADAVVWLSFYRVFYYIMPFLVGVGLFTHDAGSRLNHYLQGLPRQIMQKIAHHFIVFFLYISGIILLLVATVPNFAITNTVIGQLYPYTFFFLDRVTNIIVAFVMLGLARGVANRVKRVYWPLMILLVIAIANTLWRDFSIKLAVFLILVLLASLLLKRELYREKIEFSWNDRIVDGAIFVGVFLLYSFVGIANSPHLHHRKPVPTALLFPSERIWLVGFVGLLVAAATLFIVFRYLSRGGHKIATPFDEARISKVISEYGGNEVSHLAYLKDKSVYFYQEDGEDQVFLLFRKKADRLIVMGEPVGNPDKFIDAIEALMREADLIDCHLAFYEISAELTMQLHEIGFDFIKFGEEGYVKLADFTLVGKKRRAERALMNKFEREGYQFELLTPPFSDDLMAELKAVSDDWLDGRVEKGFSLGFFDPNYLQQAAIAVIYDPEHRIVAFANDMPTGTKEVSSIDLMRHRKDAPSGIMDEVFISLFEHNKAEGYEYFNLGMAPLANVGTSEFSFIEEKIAHLIYEYGYHFYGFQGLRTYKKKYTTKWIPKYIAYQKRTSIIFTMLQILLVVNQKVTETPQRKGLAGHFMRFVQIGNLTNNQDK from the coding sequence ATGAAAAATTTGGGTAGACGCATTTATCAAGGAATCCAGCGCCATTTAACACTATTAAAAGGCCTCTTCATCTTATCAGTCTTAGTATTTGTGATCTTTGAAGTCGGTCGTATTTTTCGAGATCTCAACGGAGAACAATTACGCGCAAGTTTGACCACGCAGAGTCCGGTAACGTTACTAGCGATGCTCGTAATTGGTTTTTTAGCGATATTACCAATGCTCAATTACGACTTTGTCATTGCGGAGTTGTTACCAGAAGAGTATTCGTTTTGGTATAAGGTCAAATCGGGGTGGATTGTTAATACATTTACGAATATCGCCGGCTTTGGGGGCTTTTTAGGTGCTAGTTTACGGGCTAACTTCTATGGTAAAAAAGCCTCACAAAAAGAAATCTTAATTGCAATTTCAAAGATTGCGCTCTTTTTATTAGCTGGTCTTTCGATTTGGTGTTTAATTAGTATCGTCTTAATCTTTGGCTTTGGCATTGGTCAAATTTATGCCAACTATTGGTTATGGTTAGTCGGCGGGGCTTGTTATTTCCCAGTATTACTCGGGAGTACTCGTCTGAAGAACGCGGCATTCTTTAGCGATTTATCCGTTAAACGGATTTTGCGCTTAACGGCAGGCTCATTCTTTGAATGGGGTTTTGCTGGCAGCTTCTTCTTGCTGATCGGTTATTTCTTAGAAATCAAAGGTGACTTATTACAAGTTCTACCATTATTCATGATTGCCAACATCATTGGGGTCATTTCGATGGTGCCTGGTGGTTTAGGGACGTTTGATTTATTCATGATTTTTGGGTTGAGTGCGATTGGTGTTGGCAATGCTGATGCCGTTGTTTGGTTATCATTCTACCGGGTGTTCTACTATATCATGCCATTCTTGGTGGGGGTTGGCTTATTTACCCACGATGCGGGTAGTCGCTTAAATCACTACCTTCAAGGCCTACCACGGCAGATTATGCAAAAAATCGCGCACCACTTTATCGTCTTTTTCCTCTATATTTCGGGGATTATTTTACTATTAGTAGCGACTGTGCCAAACTTTGCGATTACCAATACCGTGATCGGTCAACTTTATCCTTACACGTTCTTTTTCCTAGACCGGGTGACGAATATTATCGTGGCCTTTGTCATGCTAGGGTTAGCACGCGGGGTTGCTAACCGGGTAAAACGGGTTTATTGGCCATTGATGATTTTATTGGTGATTGCGATTGCCAATACCCTATGGCGTGACTTCTCGATTAAGTTGGCTGTTTTCTTGATCCTTGTCTTATTAGCTAGCCTTTTATTGAAACGGGAACTTTATCGTGAAAAGATTGAATTCTCATGGAATGATCGAATCGTCGATGGTGCCATTTTTGTCGGCGTCTTCTTGCTATATAGTTTTGTCGGAATCGCGAACTCACCACACTTGCATCACCGTAAACCAGTACCAACGGCGTTATTATTCCCGTCGGAACGAATTTGGCTTGTCGGGTTTGTTGGCTTGTTAGTGGCAGCGGCAACGTTGTTCATCGTTTTCCGCTATCTAAGTCGTGGTGGGCATAAGATCGCAACACCGTTTGATGAAGCGCGCATTAGCAAGGTGATTTCGGAATACGGCGGCAATGAAGTTAGTCATTTGGCTTATCTAAAAGACAAATCAGTTTACTTCTATCAAGAAGATGGCGAAGATCAAGTCTTCTTGTTATTCCGAAAAAAAGCGGATCGCTTGATTGTGATGGGCGAACCAGTCGGAAATCCAGACAAGTTCATCGATGCGATTGAAGCATTGATGCGCGAAGCCGATTTGATTGATTGTCATTTGGCGTTCTATGAAATCTCCGCTGAGTTAACAATGCAATTACATGAAATTGGGTTTGATTTCATCAAGTTTGGTGAAGAAGGGTACGTGAAGCTGGCTGACTTTACGTTAGTTGGTAAGAAGCGCCGTGCTGAGCGGGCCTTGATGAATAAATTTGAACGTGAAGGTTATCAGTTTGAATTATTGACGCCACCATTTTCAGATGACTTAATGGCTGAATTGAAGGCCGTTTCGGATGATTGGCTTGATGGGCGGGTTGAAAAAGGCTTTTCACTGGGCTTCTTCGATCCTAATTATTTACAACAGGCAGCCATCGCTGTGATTTATGATCCAGAGCATCGGATTGTGGCTTTTGCCAATGATATGCCAACTGGGACGAAAGAAGTTTCAAGTATTGACCTCATGCGCCACAGAAAAGACGCGCCATCTGGTATAATGGATGAAGTTTTCATTAGTCTTTTTGAACACAACAAAGCAGAAGGTTATGAGTACTTCAATTTAGGGATGGCGCCACTGGCCAATGTGGGGACGTCAGAATTCAGTTTTATTGAAGAAAAAATCGCGCATTTGATTTATGAATATGGCTATCACTTCTACGGCTTCCAAGGCTTACGGACGTATAAGAAGAAATATACGACGAAGTGGATTCCTAAATACATTGCTTATCAAAAGCGGACCTCAATTATCTTTACGATGCTCCAAATTCTATTAGTGGTGAACCAAAAAGTGACGGAGACACCACAACGAAAAGGACTCGCAGGTCATTTTATGCGTTTTGTTCAAATCGGCAACTTAACTAACAATCAAGACAAATGA